AAGCGTGACAGCAGTATGTGCAATATCAAAAGCCTAAGAACTGAATTGCAATTGTTTTATGGgtttaaaatgtactaaatatatGGTAAACCAACAAATAATTCCTCTTCCTagttataatttattgttttagtgGACTATTACTTTATTGCTAGTTCTACCTGCAAATACTATTGGTAAACTGACATGCTTAACTGGTTTAAGGAAAGTTTACAGCACATTCTATAAATATACTGGATTATAACCGTTAGATCTGTGCTTTTGACTATAATTCATGAAGGTGCTCCCTTTTATATAGGCTTTACCTTTGTTCTTATCATGgtaatttattgtaattgtataaaTGTAGAATGCAAAATGTTATCTATAAAGAAATGCAGTCTATCATTCTACCGGTTGCAGAAAGAGATGCAATGGTTGCATGATAACTTACATCTTAGTAATGTGACTCCGGCAAACATTCCCAGTACAGACTCCCTCCATGTACCCTGGTAATTGTACTTATAAAGAGTGGGATAACCTTTTTCTGTTGTcatagatcagcggtcgccaaccggtggtctgcaatcTCCCCAATCAcatgctcagacctgcttgctaaacattctgGGAGTACAGTAGGGCAGGACACAACCCCCCACAGCTCTACAccactgtccccccaggatgtttagcactCAGGTCTGAGCCGGCAatgggagattgggtgggttctggcatcatgacatcacactggggggaagtttcttacggcatccccgcacatgcacggtctggaTTCCATAGATTTAATGGCCTGTAAGGTCCgacaggttggcgaccactgttatagACAACAAtgtcctattttttgtttttattgtgctgGCAGAGAGTTAGGTGTCATTATGAATTTCTGAacgaataaaacattttttggaggggaTACTGTGAATGCTTCAATAAATCCCCATCCactttttcacatattttcttaACTTGAGAAAATGAATCAACATGACGGCCAACTAGGGGTTTTCAGAAGCAAAGGTCAGCATCGACTGAGCATTCATTTTCTCCACCAGTTATAAATAAATtctataaagaatacaacagcgttgtgtatttatttttgttctaataaaacaaattatatctcATTTCATAAAACATCTGAACAATATCATCTAACACAGTGTTATGTTGTGCCTCTGTGATATGCCAGGCAGCAGTATTTATGACATGATAGCACATCAGCCATTCAGTGCACATTGCTCAGATCGGAGAGATCTTGGATAAGGGTATTGTGTCATAAAACATTAAGCAATGACTAGCTTTTAACCTGCCATTTCACATAACATCAGCTCTGGCTAACACTTGGCAGCTGTGATATTCATGCTCAGTAGATCAGACAAAGACTTTTGATGTGTGAGTAATATAGGAAATGTtagaaagggatttttttttataagtgaacCTGTTTTACCCTTCTCCTAGAACAATTGCTGTCTAAAAACAGGTATCACAATGTGCCCGGTAATAAATACTTTGTGTAGAAACGGTTCCTCCAGCTATGGCACATCCAACAATGGTGCCCAGCCCGTTTATCACCTTCTCTGTCCAAAAAGAATGCCATGTTGGTATATAGGCACTTCTACTCGAGAAAGAACGCCTGGAGGCATGTGACATTTCAATCAGACAAAACTTATATAGtagccattctcatccagggttcttccagagattgctTGAGCTGTAGATGAGTGACCTACCATTTGCTGGTGCCTGTATAGTTCATAAGTCAACACCACTTGGCATAGCCATCATCATGCCACCAGAGATTACTTTAGTTGTCTTTAAGGTCTACTCacacacaattatatttttttaaacaagaaaggCTTCACTCCTTTTGTGTTATGGTAATATGTTCTACCATACATTAATGTGTAGTAACGCATGATTATGcagtgggtgggaagaaattgtaggtgggtggcagtccctgtattgtgacccaactcttcagtaaccacccaaaaacagccgggtggttactgaaaagtgccgggtggtgcatccagctaaaaggggctggggagaacactgccatgtGATCACATTCCCATGAGATGGAACACGTATGTAGGTTGAGAATTCAGAGTacacttgctgcatgcttattCCAGATCAATAACCCTCTAGTAGTACAGCAAGGAAGGTTATTTTCagtataggtttactttaaatccatGGCTACAACTGCCCAATTCATAGAAAACCTTACTTTTTCAATGACTTCAGAATGCAAAGCTATATAAAAAATGGGACATAGCCTAATACTTGTAATAATTGGTAGTTTATTAATCAGTGCCTGTTCAACATTTCCATTTGGATCACCTCAATAATTTGCAGATAGATCTTAAAAGACAGCTCTCAGTCATTGAATAGCAAATTGTACAGAAGTGTCGTACAAAGTGGAGCAACCAACCTGACGCTGAAGTGCGACGTCTGAACTGTTACTATACCTGCAGCAGCTTTGTTTCATTGTATCCCCCATTGTAATCTCCACATTTTTAGGCTAATTATCATAGACCTAAACATTCAGACATTTTCCTGATACAAAGTATAGAAGCACAAGCTTGTATGGATAGATGAagactgttttttaataaagcaaatattattGTACTCTTTGCTATAACCCCCAACACCCAATAagctaacatttttattgttctaaaCCAACGAAAGGTGAAATGTTATTGGCTGCCACAGATGACTGTGAATCTCATCTAATCTTAGCTCTACACACTGTCATAACAAATTAAGCAGTTATAGAGAATAAAATTGTATTAACATTGCAGTATGCTCAGTCCAACCTTCTACATCTCTATCACAATATAAGTGACCTGTACCTAAAAACCTGTTAGAAACATGCGATCAAATTTATCATTGCCCATAACAAATCCTTGTAATATTTTCAAACCTTGGACTAAATAAATAACAGCtttaagtgtatataaaccctaaatATATACTCTTTAGTATGTTTGGAATCACTACTCattgtatacagttttcttaCAAGGTGATATACCTGAAGATCCTGCCAATAACAACACTTTCTGTTGCGTACTGACAACGCTAAGATGCGGTTTTGCAATTAGCAGCAGTGCAATCAACCTGCTATTTTCATTTCTTCAGCCAGTCCGTCAGGTCTACCCGAAAAAGCCTGAATGGCAActtaaaatctttaaaagaaagtGTTGCTTCGGGTTGGATCTCCAGTTCATTTTGCTTAGGAAATTTATACCAGGGTTTCTcgaccagggatcctccagaggttgctaggagttccttgagcaatttgtggcattcaggtcagtttaattgacacctgtcaattcaggtcagtttaattggctgtctgtaagggtgacattcatggCTATcagtaggaggcattcttcccactgatcaccccactaatatattgtgagttgtggatatagtaactataatgggagttccctaagacctgaaggtTTTTCAAGGGGGTTCTTCATTTTAGAAAGGTCAAGCCGTATACAGTGAGACCTGATGCCAAGcatactgaataataaaactttgatttacatgcactttaatacAGATTTCAACTTGCAACCAAAACCCtttttaaaagtacaataaaCCTCACTTACTGGCAGCCTCACTAACTTATAGGCATGCTATTATCTATCACAGCCCATCAGATTTCAGCAGTCTTTACTGAACAACTTTTGCTTTTTTCTGGTCACCAGATTACTACACTTTGTACATTGCTCCATGAAATGCCCTAGCTGAGAGGGAGGAGTGATTACAGCAATAAAAGTACAGAAGATGAATTCCCTATTGGAGTGTACTGTGTTTGATTTAAATAAACTCGCTCCATTCTGGCACTTTCTGACATACAAGCTTCTGGAGACCTATGTTATACAGCATTTATCATTTTGCTAGTATGCTCAAGCACTGGCaatctaaataaaacataaatattgcttAACTTCCTCAATTTTCGGTtgtcatttaatttaaaaaataataaaaactaaagtaAACATGTAAATTGCCTCTGGGCGTACAATGGAATTCTGCCGAAAGCAAATAGCCATCAGATTCATATTTGATACCAGAGAGCAAATATCAAGTATTGACTATATATTGATCCAGCTAtatattaaaactaatatatacaTTTGAAGACATTCTGAAAATGAGCAACATAAACAAATACTTAAAACTTTAGTATCTAAATCTTAACTTACTTACAAACCAGAGTCAGCAATTGATTACTCTAAAATTCATCAAACACAACATTTCATCTAAAAGAATTGTAAAGAAAAGTCATTTGTAGCTATAAGTGGTAAAGTTACTTAGAAATGTAAATCATTCACAAATTAATTACGAATTATCTCAATATAATCCATAGTAACTTCAGTATGAAAGTCTTGTTCCTTCAAGTTAGAAATCAGATGACCATGAACCAGCCTATTTAACCAATTGGTGTATCTTCTTCAATTTAGGATTAAGAGATTGGAATTAAAAAGTCATTCCCAGGTGCCACTTTTGCAAACCAAGCCTTAAAATGTGGCACAGATGTTGTTTCTCAAAGTGGTTTTCCTATGTGCAAAAAGACAGGTGCCAAACAAGGTAGACATCTTATTCATGTATTATTCCTTGCAAAGACACGGTCACCTCGAAGTGTTAGATGCTGAAGTTGGTACTGCAAAACTTCCGTATCCGCTGACTCCTTGATGTTCATCTTATCTAAATTGAGGTAGTCCAATGACTTTGAATGCATTCTCTTACCCTTAAGAAGACAAAGTGGCAAAGGGCCATGGGCCGCCTTGTAAGATTCATATGGAATAACTTTATTGCACTTATCGCCCGAACTTGGCATTCGTCTTCGCCTTCTACCGTTGATAGAAGGAATTTCATATGGCTGATAGTGTCGACCTTTAGCTTTGTATATCCGAGAGGAACGAGACAGTCCAGAGTCATGCTGCTTTGCACGAAATGTTGGTACGGTTTCCCCAGAATTTTCTTCTGTGGTTGTACATTTGTGAGCTAGTTTTAGAAGCTCCTCTCCTGTTGTAAAACCAACCAGCTAATTGGAATCCATATGAAGTATCTGATAACCCGACACAGTTCTGCGAATTGGGGAACAGGGCGTGCTAGAACAACGAGGTTTTTCAGATTCTACTTTTAATGGAGAATTCCGCTCTACTGTACTAGACAAGGGTATAGAAGAAATGCTAGTCCTGTTCTCTCCTTTAACATCAACATCCATTGTGGAGGATCCTTGGGTTCCTAATAAGGTAAAATcataaagtcaaaaacaaaaagttattttataatcTGGCCATACACAGCTTGTTTTTACAGGAGATACAGAAGATATAAAGAAAGGTCAAGTGGCCAATCcacagaaatgtgaaattttgagCAATGTaatatctcttttttattttaacaaatctaattttaaaaatgttatcaatacaaataaatgtacaggGAAATAGTAATGAAAAATATCTACGGCTGGTGAACAAAATTTGTTTGAACCATGGCATTCCTAATCCACAGTACACAGTGAATTAGGTGATAaacataaatactgaaaaagggGAAAACAGAGTACTCCCCTGATCAGtacatttgctattattataaataaatattatattgtttgcaTGTCAGTTATACAGATGATTGCAGAAATTGTTGGTTGTTTATGATTATACTTTTTCACTATTTAATCATTTAAGGACTTACTTAATATACATCTTGCGTAATTCTCATTCAATTTAACCAAATCTTTTGTAAACCGACTCCTGTTTGTTTAACCTTAGCCATCtcacacaattattttatgttatatccAAATATAATTTGCAAGAAAAAGTCCCTCATCTTCCTAATGAAGTAAGGTTTTGTCAAGGTAACCAGGTAACTGTATTACCAGATATGGGaaagatttgttttgtttcattataAATCAAATTCTGCAAAGACTTACCCAGACTTGTTGTACTGCTATCTTGCTGCCTCCTCAAATCCCCCAATACAATGCCTGGTGCATAATAACTTTGAGATACAACACTGCTccaaaaagcacacaaaaaataacattttgcattaaaaacgATGGTTTAGATCTCATAAAATATTGTAGTGTGATTCTTTCAGAAAGGTTTTAgtaaagtatcattttttttaatcgttcttattattatttcaattcAGTATAAAAGATATCTAGGTAGTTAAGTGACCTAAGAAAATAACTGGCCATTACCAGAAGGGACAATTATGCCACAACATATCTGCTTCAGAAAGCACTTTTGTAGCAGAATAATGTGGAGGTGGTAAACGTGGGTGCTGTTTCCATGGCTGCAACATGCTAAGTTTGTGCGATGGCAACACAAGATCCTGAAAACATATTTACACACATGCTAGCACCATCCTACACTTTTCCTTCCAAGTGGAAATAATTGGAAATGTCCTTATTTAGTTTCAATACTGATTAACACACGTttctaaagtataaaaaaatactaatgctATGGTATTACttatggataataaaaaaatatacataaaacataattaaatgatttttcaACCTACAAAgtgcataaacagaaaaaaaaaaaaattctggagctACTCAGTGTTTGGTGTGTAGAACATTTGTCTTTAAAACAGAAGTATTTTTCCCACATACACTTCTGTGCATTAAAGGATTTTAACGGCACATGGTCCAGCGAAGTGTTTCTCTGTGGAACCCTAAAGTTCCTCTAGAgattgctaggtgttccttgagcgatgagcagTTTGGATCtcagtgttctcaccagcccctttcagctgggcgcaccacccataGTTACTGAAGAGATGGGtgacaatataggggctgccactcgattacaatttcttcccacccagtttaaaaaaaaatgtcttgaacACTccacatgatagtctattttttccagtcttggagagctttgataaatcaggcctgttgtgtATATTAGGAATTGATAATTAAACATTCAGCGCATTTTTTTTAAAAANNNNNNNNNNNNNNNNNNNNNNNNNNNNNNNNNNNNNNNNNNNNNNNNNNNNNNNNNNNNNNNNNNNNNNNNNNNNNNNNNNNNNNNNNNNNNNNNNNNNNNNNNNNNNNNNNNNNNNNNNNNNNNNNNNNNNNNNNNNNNNNNNNNNNNNNNNNNNNNNNNNNNNNNNNNNNNNNNNNNNNNNNNNNNNNNNNNNNNNNNNNNNNNGC
This Pyxicephalus adspersus chromosome 6, UCB_Pads_2.0, whole genome shotgun sequence DNA region includes the following protein-coding sequences:
- the MACIR gene encoding LOW QUALITY PROTEIN: macrophage immunometabolism regulator (The sequence of the model RefSeq protein was modified relative to this genomic sequence to represent the inferred CDS: substituted 1 base at 1 genomic stop codon), encoding MAGTQGSSTMDVDVKGENRTSISSIPLSSTVERNSPLKVESEKPRCSSTPCSPIRRTVSGYQILHMDSNXLVGFTTGEELLKLAHKCTTTEENSGETVPTFRAKQHDSGLSRSSRIYKAKGRHYQPYEIPSINGRRRRRMPSSGDKCNKVIPYESYKAAHGPLPLCLLKGKRMHSKSLDYLNLDKMNIKESADTEVLQYQLQHLTLRGDRVFARNNT